In Brienomyrus brachyistius isolate T26 chromosome 3, BBRACH_0.4, whole genome shotgun sequence, the following proteins share a genomic window:
- the LOC125738518 gene encoding dual specificity protein phosphatase 6-like: MLDRQRPVHFDTVMAISKTAEWLKEQLETRSGRLLLMDCRPQELYNSSHVETAINVAIPSLMLRRLKNGSLPIRSLLARGDDREKFARRCKTDTVILYDESSREWNENADRGSVLGLLLRRMKDEGCRAFYLEGGFSKFQMEFPSLCETNLDSSCMSSFPPVPVLGLGGLQISSDSSDFESDVDPSSAADSDGSPLSNAQPSFPVEILPHLYLGCARDSTNLHVLEECGIKYILNVTPNLPNLFENVGRFRYKQIPISDHWSQNLSPFFPDAISFIDEARGKKCGVLVHCLAGISRSVTVTVAYLMQKLSLSMNDAYDIVKMKKSNISPNFNFMGQLLDFERTLGISSPCDNHIAPPRGPQSLYFATTPTNHNVFQLDPLQST, encoded by the exons ATGCTAGATAGGCAAAGACCTGTCCATTTCGACACGGTGATGGCGATCAGCAAGACGGCGGAGTGGCTGAAGGAGCAGCTGGAGACGCGCAGCGGCCGCCTCCTGCTCATGGACTGCCGCCCGCAGGAGCTCTACAACTCCTCGCATGTGGAGACGGCGATCAACGTCGCCATCCCGAGCCTCATGCTGCGGAGGCTAAAGAACGGGAGCCTCCCCATCAGGTCTCTGCTCGCTCGCGGCGATGACCGTGAGAAATTTGCCCGGAGGTGTAAAACGGACACAGTGATCTTGTACGACGAGTCTAGTAGGGAGTGGAACGAGAACGCGGACCGGGGCTCGGTGCTGGGGCTGCTGCTGCGGCGGATGAAGGACGAGGGGTGCAGGGCCTTTTACTTGGAAG GAGGCTTCAGCAAATTTCAGATGGAGTTCCCCTCACTGTGTGAAACCAATCTGGACAGCTCATGTATGAGTAGCTTCCCTCCTGTCCCAGTTCTGGGGTTAGGCGGACTGCAGATCAGCTCAGACTCATCAGATTTTGAGTCGGATGTGGACCCCAGCAGTGCTGCAGATTCCGATGGGAGCCCCCTGTCAAACGCCCAGCCCTCGTTTCCTGTCGAGATCTTACCACACCTCTACCTGGGCtgtgccagggactccaccaATCTGCACGTTCTGGAGGAGTGCGGCATCAAGTACATTCTCAATGTGACACCCAACCTACCCAACCTGTTCGAGAACGTGGGCAGATTCCGATACAAGCAGATCCCTATCTCAGACCACTGGAGCCAAAACCTCTCTCCGTTTTTTCCCGATGCCATCAGCTTCATCG ACGAAGCTCGTGGTAAGAAATGTGGCGTGCTGGTCCACTGCCTTGCAGGCATCAGCAGGTCTGTGACTGTCACGGTGGCCTACCTCATGCAAAAGCTCAGCCTCTCCATGAATGATGCCTACGATATTGTCAAGATGAAGAAGTCCAACATCTCCCCCAACTTCAACTTTATGGGCCAGCTGCTGGACTTTGAGAGAACCTTGGGCATCAGCAGCCCTTGTGACAACCACATAGCACCCCCTAGAGGACCACAGTCACTCTACTTTGCCACCACCCCCACCAACCACAACGTCTTCCAGTTGGACCCCCTGCAGTCTACGTGA